In Ascaphus truei isolate aAscTru1 unplaced genomic scaffold, aAscTru1.hap1 HAP1_SCAFFOLD_347, whole genome shotgun sequence, the genomic window tattttatatGCAGCTGCCTGACTGGTGACTATTATTGGCCCATGGGGATCTAATTTAATGTCTCATTGGCACCAGGTTAGTGGTTATGTATACATTGGGTCCCTCAGCGCCCTGACAGCTTGAGGAagtgtctgcgcatgcgccgacGCGGGGAGCGTGAGAGGGGGCACACGCAGCCTCCGGGGGTTTGCTCTCGGCTTAGGGGTTGTCCAGAGAGGCGCCCTGTGCTTGATGGGCTCGGCCGGGGACTGCGGTGCCTCACGGAGTGATCCGGCGtgcggcgcatgcgcgacatggATGAATCCCATTGGCCCGATGACAGGCGGTGACGTCATTGCGTGCCGGGCGTGTGCAGTGCGGCTGGGACAGCAGATCATCCCAAAAGCCccggcgcgcggcgcatgcgcggcgcgcatGATTCTCATTGGTCTGATGATGCGGATGACgtcattttttggcgcgaaaacccgGCGGGCAGCTGTATTTAAACTTGTGATAGTAtagtatacagcacttcttgaaaaagttctctagaacgaaacgcgttgaagtttgctgctgtcccacatccagatgaCTTACCAATAAAAGAATtttactgcaagacctgctcttatcatccttgctgtgcgctgcacaccctggctcttGGAACGTTCATCAACAGCGGCACGCcctggaagggagactctgggaGGACAGTACGTGAGTACATACctagggctaacccaatgaggaaggggggggtgtctttggactacccaccccaaccttcagggtaactTATGCCCACCAAAGGTTTAGTACAATTATTTATCATATACCCAGTCTACACTCCCTTCCATATATCTGGTCCTAGCACTGTTAgagcaccatcacacacacaaactacagaataagcagaaacctggaacccataactccggttctgttcaacctagagggctcagattcggttaccatgtagtcctagttccggtaggattgcatggcaaatatcgaccctctcgtggcaacagaacggagtcaggttaatggtaaagtttaggtttctgccattgacttgcatggcagaaaataagccacttttgtaatgtgcttttaaactgtatttttggatCTCCGGTTCAGGAGGACGTGGAAGGCTGACATTtgtccactatggcaagggtactTCCGCATGAGgaacaggcaaatttcaacccgctcagacccacagaacggatattttaaattatatttatatatttatattttaaagatattaaagaatgtattgtattttgtctttgactgtagtggtgcagactgttttgcacacatgtactgtagcagtaaaccatacacctgttgatactgtacatgtagaataaatgcatagttttattttttcgggtttattacacagtatactgtacggccggaaaacatcagcatacagtactgtttcAGGCACAGTATTCTATCGTAATCAATAACAAGGGCAAAAAAACTGTAgacgtggggttttaaatccgattcagcaatgtgcaggcattgtcacacaacgcgatagtatccatcgaaatccccccattagccgttttcttttctgaggaaaaacaaaaagaaaagttttaatgtacagtaatgctcagcctcctaaagaagtacccagccagccccaccaataattttctcctgttcacatgcgcatgcgactagcgttccaccaattgttcagtatctacagtacagtacagtagaagacgctcagccaatgatattgcttacaggagagtcgcttgactttggaatcgcaccgatattgatactgtattgtcaaaaaaaaaaaaaacacaaaataatacagcaacaatactcaccatagtatttcccattcagctggcgccggcgccggtccactgccggtccagctttcttgatcatccacgtcgatagtttgcagcgagactagtccacctgtattcagctggtgaggctggaaattgcttaggtattgtacatgcaagcttgatcgaaactgcacgcgaaatccggctcaggctcaatgacggcgggaccgtcattggaagccggtgctggtgcattgcttggcagcgactgtcgtttgttagttggttttaacacgacccttcgccttttgccgccttcatgaccatagataccggaaaaatcctgtgatacacaccaataccctccaacaaattgtggctcacaatacgatgaaaacagggatcgcgacataaccttttcctgattgcacgcttccacatatgaggagttggcgaaaatttgtaaaagtcacagttttcgataaaatactgataaatttgaacaactgttgccatcttatcctctgttgcattaatcgtggcccatatcaaatacgtgtaacttctgtcgggtttttggaaagcgggctgcacttgaacactcatggcgggcaggtctctggagaatactgtaaccgaaactggtctttgtctttctttaatatgaaaagcctaaattgatacatttttgcaacctattccttcagtctcaaggccaagttacaatagcacactgtggtatcttttttaaacaaaacacctgcaagtcgacacattactgaagcgcatgcgcattacaattcataaatttctgccatctggcggacacgcgaagcattgcagcctattaaatcctgaaccattatcaataaacgcatcaactgcgcgtcagccgggcatgacccgtggctgggaacgcaaaatgaacgcggcatgcgccagctGAAGAGCGTCgaattccaggaacaagccagggaaaaaacggtgatttgttagaataaaagctgccgcagcagtatgtaaatctgatttgcacagcagtgtgaaattgagagttaaaaaaacataatctgattcatgttgttgatgcagtaaattaccactttttgtcattctttctttttctttgatgtaggtgtgggtgggggtgtcaatgattaggattatcatgaatgtaaagaaatatttattttattttatcaggaacaaaaaatacaaatatacaaataatcatgaataatacaaaatgcagtctttattcatttcttctgtcagatgaaaattgatgactggtggataatcatgaacaatgcacattgataacaatattaattaataatctatctatatatttatcaaaCCGTCgtatgcctgtctgtctgtcctgtgtccctagggacaatcgcattggacctttggcccatcactccgcctcaggccaaagagatggctcccttggcccgcccgcccccgcacacctctcattggcctgcggccaatACACTGACACCActgcctcactctctcacccctcactgagctttgggaatgcttcgcagcacctaaccctcactgctctgggagatttGGGAAAGCTACACaccacctaaccctcactgctctgggaccaCGCTTCATAgctctcaacccacaaaaccctcaccgcctgctaCCAAGAAAAGAACTgcggaatcaggtacagactcttacCTATATAAATATTGCTTTCACCACTGCAACACtccccaccctcacacaacaccgcacgatcacctccacacaccgcacgCTCACGGAGCACACACCGACGGACACCGCCTCTTAACAacacccccctcgccccccccccacccacaaatgCAGACCATGACCGCACGCCACACCTCTCCTGGTACCGCAGCCCCTCTACGACCCGCACACACTACGGCCTACCCTGACAACACCCCTTCACCTCAACCTCAACACAACCACGCCGGACCGAACCTTCACCGGCAAAATACTACACACCCCCAACAAACAAACTCTGCTACCTACTCACTTTCACCGCCACAGAACACCATCGCCACCGGACAACGCACGGAGCTCCTCCAGAGGCCGCAACACCCACAAAGAGCACGAACACCCCCCCGAGCCCCCGAGCCCACATCGCACGCAGAGACTCACACATCGCCACTGGACAACGCACGGATCTACAACACAACACCACAACCACTCCCGTGGAGCGCAACACCTCACGCACAACGCAAGCCCTCCTGTATCCCAGAGGGCCCCCCCAAAACCACTCCCATAGCCCGCActcccccacaaacactcccgtagcccgcaccccccacaaacactcccgtagCACGCACCCCCCCCTTAGGCCGCAACAAACACCCATAAGAGCCCACACACCTCACCTTCATTCAACACGTCCTGccacatatatacaaaaaatgcaatgacccggcgcttcaggctacaacaataccccagtccaatgattagtccatatagatatggaaagttcttttcaatattccagctgatggagcgatggtgatccaattgctggctgctggttccgaactcctcctagtatgtaatggacaaaaaggaaaagaccattgcgcagccacaagaatccataaataactccacaacagattaaagtaatgaacttacagacttgctgtgttattgttcctttgagacaatctgtgcttttaacctcttctcttccagatatcacgaatcccacgtgttgtatgtctatcctccaggttttctgtctgttcacagcattaccacttggtcatagttcccatgtgttcccagaaaggaaataacatgaaagatgatggtgcagattgataaaaatttattacaataaaaataaaaaacagccaagggcttactcacataaaccaggctgtgtaaaaacagctgacaacgtgccgtccgcagcttgatacaatcaggtaggcaggcttcggggaggatggcgctattgttgtttgcaaaccctgaagtggcgtctaactctcagtagttactctgcgagattcgcctcctctatttgctatagcttcctcgcgcgggctgacggcagttacccagagaggtgagcagagcacattctgcagtgctggcccaagctgagatagaggttccccacccctgccctataggcttaagcttgctgcatggtcacagctttgagcacagccagggttaagatgcataaccAATaaatttcccataatcccttgctgcagtggaagtgctgtgtgctgggtgataatggtgaaaggcggggttgcagatctgtttaagagtaatatttccatttgatatatgctttgttgtggagtgtttttgtcactttttttacccaccataacttaacaaaGTAAGGTAAAACCTACCCCTGCTGTatttttttgcatagccagtataacacacacacgcacatctaGGGTCTCCCAGTGGCCTACCCACTTCTTCACTAGCCCTCCATCGGATCAGAGCAGACCTGTTTAATACCATAATGTCTGAAGAAAAAGGGACGGGGTGAGACTGGGAGGAGGAGGGTGTGGGgacaggaaagggggaggggagaagagaaagggagagggggggaaagagaacgagaggggaaagagagagtgagagggggaagagagaacgtGAGGGGAtgggaaagagagaatgagaggggggaaagagaatgagtgGGTGGGGTAGtgaagagtgggggagggggtggaaagggCAGGGGAATAGAGGGAATAGAGAAGAGAGGGGCAgaaagggggaggaagagagagggaagggaggaagagagaaggggggatggggaaggggggagagagtgaattgagaagggagagtggacagaggggggaatggaagagagaagggtgggagggaagaaagaggggggagtggaagagagaggggtcagagtgGGCGTGGAGGGAAGAGGTGGAGCATGGGAGGGGAGTGGGAAGAatgagggaggaaagggggaagaAAAGAGGGGGGACGAGAGGGGGGAAGATAGGATggggagatgggacagagggtaGAGAGGTGAGGAGAAGACGGGGAATGGTAAAGAGGAGAGGAAgatgggaaagaggggaggagataTAGAGAGGGGATGGAGGTGACGGGGAAGAGAAGTGTGGGGGAAGGGAGATGAGGAAAGGAGGGGGCGATGAGAGGAGATGGGGAAGAGGAGAcagtggtgagggggggaagagagaagtgagtgggacagaggggagggggcagagagaggcgggggaagagaggaggaagagagaggggttgggggagatgagaggcaagagagagggggaggggtggtgaagagagtgggggagggtggaaagGGAAAAGGAAGGGGTAATAGAGGGGAGGAgaaaagagagtgggggagggggaagagagggtggggagaaggCGGATAGGGGAAGTGGGGaggaagggtgaggggagagagagaattgagagggggtggaagaggggacagagggggaatagaagagagaagggggagggaagaaagaggggggagtggaagagagaggggtttggggagaggggacagagggggcCTGGAAGAGAGGagtggagggaagaggggggcatgGAAGAGAGGGTAAGGGGAAGAATGAGGGAGGgaaaagagaggatggggaatgGAGATAGGGAGAGatggaaaaggaggggggaagatagaatggggagatgggagagagaagtGACAAAGGTAAGGGGAAGACAGGGAATGGTAAAGAGGGGAGGAAGGAAgatggggaaagaggggagggcagatagagaggggacagaggtgacgggaagagaggggtggagggaagTGAGATagggaaagaaaaagggggggcaaagtgaggtgagggggaagagaggggggaagagcgaggggaggggggaagagagagggtgggggggagagaggaggggtgggtggagggatcggaagagagaagatggggaaaagcgaatgagggggaggggtggtgaagagtgggggagggggaatagagagggagagggggaagagagtggtgcaaagggggaggaagagagagggaagagaagggagggggaagtggaagagggggaagagagcggttggggaagaggggacagagggggcgtggaagaggggtgggggaagagctggaaagagaggaagggggaaaggggaagaagagatgggggaatggagatggggagagggggaaaggaagggggaaagattggtgggggagatggggaaagagaggagacagaggggaggggaagagggggaatggtaaagaggggaggagggaagatggggaaagaggggagggtgattaggggtgacaggggaagagagggatgggggaagagtgagatggagggaagggagatggggaaagaaaggggggggcaaagagaggaaatgggaaagaggggagagacataaggggagaagagagaggggtgggggaagagaggggacagaggggaggggggaagagagaggggaaggggaagagggaagagagaggggagtgggacagtggggagggaggaaaaggaggaagagagaggggtgggagagagaagggtggggggagatgagaggcaagagaaagggggaaaagagaatgagggggaggggtggtgaagagagtgggggagggttggaaagggaaagagagtggggaaggggggaggagaggggtggaaagggagaggaggagaggggagagaaggggaagtggggaggaagagagagaattgAGAGGGGTGGAAGAGGGGACAGATGGGGAattggagagagaatggggagggaagaaaaagggggaaagaggggggagtggaagagaggggtttggggagaggagacagagggggcgtgGAAGGAAGAGGGGGGCATCGAAGAGAGGGTAAGGGGAGAGatggaaaaggaggggggaagatagaaaggggagatgggacagaggggagagatgtaaggggAAGACAGGGAATGGTAAAGAGGGGAGGAAGGAAAattgggaaagaggggagggcggATAGAGAGCGGACAGAGGTGACgggaagagaggggtggagggaagTGAGATGGGAAATAAAAAGGGGGGGCAaagtgaggtgagggggaagagagagggaagagcgggaggaggggggaagagaaaggggtggggggaagagagatggatggggagagaagggtggggggagagaggagggtggctagagggatggggaagagaagggggagggaagagagaggggaaaagtgaatgagggggaggggttgtgaagagagagcgggaggggttgtgaagagagtgggggaggggaaatagagtggtggaaagggggaagaagagacaggggagagaacgggagtggaagagggggaagagagcggttgggggagaggggacagagggggcgtggaagaggggtggggaagaggaggggcatggaataggggtgggggaagaggtggaaagagagaggaagggggataaTGAAGTGGGAAAGgggaagaagagatgggggaatggagatggggagaggggaaaaagaagggggaaagattggtgggggagatggggaaagagaggagacagaggggaggggaagagggggaatgATAAAGAGGGGAGATTGGATaggggtgacaggggaagcgaggggtggggggaagagagaggtggatgGAAGGGAGATGCGGAAAGAaagggggggcaaagagaggaaATGGGGGACAGAcataaggggggaagagagaggggtgggggaagagaggggagagaggagagggggaaaacgGGACAGAGAGAGTGCTGGGGAATAGaggagaggggtgtggggggagagaagggacagagaggggagaagagagagtgctggggtagaaagaagaggggtgagagagatggagagggttgcgggaaagatgggaagggggaggggcaagAAAGGAGACTGGGGTAAAGATGTGTGCACAGTAAAACACCGGAGACGTTTTGTCAAAAAAAACAGTAACTTTTATAAAACGTgttgtgaggggaggggtggaagagaaagggacagagggggatggaagagagaagggtgggagggaagaaagagggggaaagtcgaagagagaggggcagaagtggaagagagagaaaaaaattttAACATAAATTGCTCCTATCGCCAGGGTGGGTTCCTCATGCATCCCTTTCTCCTCTGATGCGCCTGCAAAGCTTCAAATCCTCGACACGTAGTGTGGCCCCTTTGCTGTGTGCACTGCACAGGCCTGAGTCCTGAAACAGGCTCACTATGTACGCTTCTGCtgcctgagagagaggggggagagtgagtgagggagagaaaggaaagagagagatggattgggggtgggagagtgatagagggggagagagcacaaGAAAGATGGAGCaaaagagagaggcgagagaggagCATGGAGAGAGTAAGAGAAGCGAGgttagaggggagagaggatggagaaagagaagagggagCAAAAgtgtgtgcaggggagagagagccagagtgggggagagcgagcgcatGTGGGAGGGAAAGCGAACATATGCGGGGGGAaaaggagagtgagtgtgggctGGGGAGAACGTAAGCGTGTGCGgggggaatgagtgtgtgtgggggaaggagggtgggggaggagtgcaAGTATGTTTAGGGGGGAAAGCGAGCGTGTGAACTAACCTCCTGAAGGGCAAGCAGAGCCTCAGCCTGCCAGCGCAACTCCAGCTGTGGTTTCAATTtcacacatatctctctcaccTGCACAAGACACGACACTGAGCTCTCTGTACATGCCTAATCCTGCTCTCCCTCATcagccccccccacctctctctttcacaTGTACAGGGCACAGTGCTGAGCTCTCTGTGCATGCCTAACACCGCTGGCCTTCACGCCCCCCACTCtcattcaccccccccactctcccttacCCCTCCCGCTCTCCTTCACCACCCCCCCGATCTccatcatacaccccccccacacctctatcCTATCTCTCACCTGCACGGGTCGCAGTACTGAGCTCTCTGTGCATGCTTAACACCGcagtccttcaccccccctgctctcATTCACCCCACCCTCCActctcccttaccccctcccgctctccttcatcccctcccccccatcatacGCCCCCCACCGCTATCCTATCACCTGTACGGGACACAGCTCAGAGCTCCCATTACATTCCTAACCCtgacctccctcaccccccccccccttctatatTTCACATGTACGGGGCACAGCGCTAGCACTGTACATGCCTAACCCCgccgtccctcccccccaccccggctCTTATTCACCCCACCCCCAAGTCCCaaccccctcccactctccctcataCATCCCCCACCGCTATCCTATCTCTCATCTGCATGGGACACAGTGCTGAGATCTCTATACATGCCTAATCCCGCCCTCCCCCGCTCATTTCTCTGTCACTTCCATGGGACACAGCGCTAAGCTGTCTGTACACGCCTCAcccggcccccctcctcccctgcgttctccctcacacccctgcgctctccctcacacatccCTGATCTCCCTCattccccctccactctccctcacACCACCTATGCTCTCCTTCACATCCCCTCCACTCTCCCGCACCACCCCACTCTCCTCCAACCCTCTGCTCTCCCTCACACCTCaccccccgcactccctcacaTCCCTTCCACTCTCCATCACACCGCCtccgctctccctcacacccccatcattcccccccacaccacttccCCCGTGTTCCTTCACACCACCAATCTCTAACCTGCATGGGACACTGTGCCCGGCGCTCTCTGTACATGCCTAACCCTGCCCTGCCtcatcccccactcccctctcacaTACACGGGATTCAGCACTTAGCTCTCTGTACATGCCAAACCcgacctccctcacccacctgctctcttcaccccctccccactctccctcaccccctgctctccattacacccccctccccccattccccctcacACCCCTGCTCCCCTCACTCCTGCCTGCACGGGACATAGCACCCAGTCCACTATACATGTCTACCCCCACCGTCCCTTAACCCACCTCCCCGCTGTCTCTCTCTAACCTGCACAGGACACAGCGCTGAACTCTCTCCATGCCTAACACCCCCCCGTGCTCTTTCACACCTGCATAGGAGACAGCTCTAAGCTCTCTGTACATGTCGtaccccaacctccctcaccaccCCATTCTCCCTCACCCCAACCCCCGCTCtcttgcctccccccccccattgctcctctccctcacccccacaccccctactctcctctctctgcctgcaCAGGACACAGGGCTCAGCTCTTTATACATGACTTATCCtgcatcctcccccccctgctctctcatcCCCCCGCTCTCCCTAccaccccctcactctccctcataCCCCCCTGATCTCCATCACACCCCCACTCTCCCGCATACACCCCTGCACTCTCTtatgctcttctctctctcacctgcaCGGGACACAGGGCTGAGCTCTCTGTACATGCCTTACCCCTCCATTCTTTAtccccccgctctccctcacaccacACCCAAGTTGTCCCTCATTAACACTCCCCCACTCATCCTCACCCCTCCAGTTCTCCCACCACCTGCCcttgccctccctcacccccttctcACTCACCTGCACGGGATATAGGACTAAGTTCTGTGCATGCCTAAGCACCCTCCCCCGCATCTGCACGGGACACAGCGCTGAGCTCTCTGTACATGCCCaacactgccctccctcaccccccagctCTCTTCTCTCTAACCTGCATAGAAAACAATGTTGTGCTCTCTATACATGCCTAATActgccctcacccctctctctcacctacaCAGGGAAACAGCACTGAGCTCCCTGTACATgtctaccccccaccccgtgttCTCCTCTCCCTTAGTGCCgaacccctcccacacacacccccactcacGAGCCGAGAGAACGGGGCCCTCTCAATTAGTAGTTTGCCGTTTTTTTGATACTTGCGTATCTCCATCAGTGCCTTCTTGCCCGGGCgaaacctcctctctctcctcggacctgagagggggaggggggacaggaaaGAAGggtgaaaggagggagaggggatggggaggatgAGAAGggcagaggaaagagaggaagggaagaagggggggaaacGGAAGAGGGGGGGCAGATGAGGAAGGaaagggaaagaggagggaggaaaggaggcagagggtggggggaaaggaggcagagggtggggggagaggaggggggaggaaagaagggagacgggaaaggaagggggggagtaaagggggcagagaaggggaaagggaggaggggggtaaaaggggagatgggtgagggggaaagggggagaggagaggggaaaggaaggaaaggagggggaggaaaggggggaaaggaaggagatgaggaggggggtaagGTGAAaggaggggaaaggaaggggagagtgggggggaatggagggggagaagggggtaagGTGAGGAGTAGACAGAAAGAgatggaggggaagagaagagagaggggagggagagaagaggggaagggaggaaaaAGAGGGGAAGCAGTGAGGCGGTAAGAGAGGCCGAGGGTGGggaaagagaaaggagagaaggaaagagggggaatgagagaaaTAGGCTCAGTACATTACATGTCAAAGACCTGCAGTGCATCGCTTGGTTTCCCTCAACCCCGCAGAGCATTGCATTGTCCCCCACACATGCAGAGCATCATTTCATCCTCCTCGCAGAGTATCACTTTGTCTCCCCTTCTGCAGAGTATCGTTTCGTAGCCCCCCTTGCAGAGAATCGcttcctcttcccccaccctcgCAGAGCAtcacttcttccccctccccggaGAGCATTGCttcgtctctctcctccccccgcagagCGTCTCTCTACTTACCAGATTTTAAGAGGTCCGGGTTTGATGACTCAGGTCTCATCATGTTT contains:
- the LOC142483635 gene encoding histone H3-like centromeric protein A; translation: MMRPESSNPDLLKSGPRRERRFRPGKKALMEIRKYQKNGKLLIERAPFSRLVREICVKLKPQLELRWQAEALLALQEAAEAYIVSLFQDSGLCSAHSKGATLRVEDLKLCRRIRGERDA